In Halorubrum sp. BV1, the following proteins share a genomic window:
- a CDS encoding helix-turn-helix domain-containing protein — protein sequence MGPGIRAEVSLPVSSPSPFAEFVDGSTPIYSVARSGPNGDADTVVYEFITDRDFQGAGDGDADVVFDYGAKAAYRFETPCRGDSPFTVLDRHGIPAAETTIRDGRLIVTFHAADLPSLRSVLDGFQESCPDMKVLQLLQSSSTPEESDLVTVDRSDLTERQREVLTAAYEAGYFDHPKGANAGEVADSLGIDRSTFSEHVAAAQRKLLSTVLE from the coding sequence ATGGGCCCCGGAATTAGAGCGGAAGTCTCGCTTCCCGTGTCGTCTCCGTCGCCGTTCGCGGAGTTCGTCGACGGCTCGACGCCGATCTACAGCGTCGCCCGCAGCGGTCCCAACGGCGACGCCGACACCGTGGTCTACGAGTTCATCACGGACCGCGACTTCCAGGGTGCCGGCGACGGTGACGCGGACGTGGTGTTCGATTACGGTGCCAAGGCCGCCTATCGCTTCGAGACGCCGTGTCGCGGCGACTCGCCGTTCACCGTGCTCGACCGCCACGGGATCCCCGCCGCAGAAACGACGATCCGCGACGGACGGCTGATCGTCACGTTTCACGCTGCCGACCTCCCGTCCCTCCGCTCTGTGCTCGACGGCTTTCAGGAGTCGTGTCCCGACATGAAGGTGTTACAGCTGCTCCAGTCGTCGTCGACGCCCGAGGAGTCGGACCTCGTCACCGTCGACCGGAGCGATCTGACCGAACGGCAGCGAGAGGTGCTCACCGCCGCGTACGAGGCGGGATACTTCGACCACCCTAAGGGAGCCAACGCCGGCGAGGTCGCCGACTCCCTCGGTATCGACCGCTCGACGTTCTCGGAGCACGTCGCCGCCGCACAGCGGAAGCTGCTCTCGACCGTGCTCGAGTGA
- a CDS encoding helix-turn-helix domain-containing protein has translation MKRNAPHATGSITATEGDETLDESFDLLADPDCRAILRAADTAMTTSELAETCDIALSTAYRKVERLSDTPLLVEGVRFDPDGDHAAEYTRGPSDATIEFTGDGVTLTLDIPDTSEPAAGFETTGVSAD, from the coding sequence ATGAAGCGAAACGCTCCGCACGCGACCGGATCGATCACGGCGACCGAAGGCGACGAGACGCTAGACGAGTCGTTCGACCTCCTCGCAGACCCCGACTGTCGTGCGATCCTCCGCGCCGCCGACACGGCCATGACGACGAGCGAACTCGCGGAAACGTGCGACATCGCGCTCTCGACCGCCTACCGCAAGGTCGAGCGGCTGAGCGACACGCCCCTGTTGGTCGAGGGAGTCCGGTTCGATCCGGACGGCGACCACGCGGCGGAGTACACGCGGGGACCGAGCGACGCCACGATCGAGTTCACCGGCGACGGCGTCACGCTGACGCTTGATATCCCCGATACGTCGGAGCCGGCGGCCGGCTTCGAGACGACGGGCGTGTCGGCCGACTGA
- a CDS encoding PAS domain-containing protein produces the protein MCQRPDPGTLIDLAQDKVVVLDADGVYRYCNAAVVDLLGFEPDELIGADAFDLVHPEDRERVRAAFDAIVAGERETDEAIEYRYSTADGEWIWLRTTVYAPPETDVDGYVLTSRDVTKEVESRRRLETIASASADVFWMFSADWSELLFVNDAVEEVYGVSVETLEREPQSFLRAVHPDDRPYVERAMNRLSNGDSTHVDYRLGTDEGATTWVRVPGEPVVEHGEVVAVTGFARDVTEEYRRERQLAVLDNLLRHTIRNDMNIVDGTAEQIADRVADASGSSDDADSDHDRARDTAGPLPVDAADAVTEHVETIRRVADDLLTTAEKQRGVIEMLHQRRSPHPVSLRPAVETAVEMVADGVSGPIVVDCKESTGASADGTGARGSPDGGTVGPSGSRHDGVDDLGTGATGSESSAGGSEAHAADGAVPRLVASCPSDVSAFTHPEIDYAIAELVDNAVEHAASTPAVQIDVTVSADTVDIAVWDNCEPIPPEERSAVTDRWEMDALNHTDGMGLWLVYWIADRSGGDITFDTHEGGNVVTLSLPNADCDDAEDAVDPTAGDGRGPPRRLNAISND, from the coding sequence ATGTGTCAGCGGCCGGACCCCGGAACACTCATCGACCTCGCCCAAGACAAGGTCGTGGTGCTCGACGCCGACGGGGTCTACCGATACTGCAACGCGGCCGTCGTCGACCTGCTCGGCTTCGAGCCCGACGAGCTGATCGGCGCGGACGCGTTCGACCTCGTTCATCCCGAAGACAGGGAGCGAGTCCGAGCCGCCTTCGACGCGATCGTTGCCGGCGAGCGCGAGACGGATGAGGCGATCGAATACCGGTACAGCACTGCCGACGGCGAGTGGATCTGGCTCCGAACGACGGTATACGCTCCCCCTGAGACGGACGTCGACGGCTACGTGTTGACCTCACGCGACGTCACGAAGGAGGTGGAGTCGCGGCGGCGGCTGGAGACTATCGCCTCGGCGTCGGCGGACGTGTTCTGGATGTTCTCGGCCGACTGGAGCGAGCTGCTGTTCGTCAACGACGCGGTCGAGGAGGTGTACGGAGTGTCCGTGGAGACGCTCGAACGAGAGCCGCAGAGCTTCCTCCGTGCGGTTCACCCCGACGACCGGCCCTACGTCGAACGCGCGATGAACCGCCTCTCGAACGGCGATTCGACCCACGTCGACTACCGGCTCGGAACCGACGAGGGAGCGACCACATGGGTCCGCGTGCCGGGAGAACCGGTGGTCGAACACGGAGAGGTGGTCGCAGTGACCGGGTTCGCGCGCGACGTGACAGAGGAGTATCGACGGGAGCGACAGCTCGCGGTGCTGGACAACCTGTTGCGTCACACGATTCGGAACGACATGAACATCGTCGACGGCACCGCGGAGCAGATCGCCGATCGGGTGGCCGATGCGAGCGGGTCGAGCGACGACGCCGACAGCGACCACGACCGCGCCCGCGACACCGCGGGACCGTTACCCGTCGACGCCGCCGACGCCGTCACGGAACACGTCGAGACGATCCGACGAGTCGCGGACGACCTGCTGACGACAGCCGAAAAGCAGCGCGGGGTGATCGAGATGCTCCACCAACGCAGGTCACCGCACCCGGTCTCGCTCCGACCGGCCGTCGAGACCGCCGTCGAGATGGTCGCTGACGGCGTTTCGGGTCCGATCGTCGTCGACTGCAAGGAGTCGACCGGCGCGAGCGCGGACGGGACGGGTGCGCGAGGGTCGCCCGACGGCGGAACCGTCGGCCCGTCCGGATCGCGTCACGACGGGGTGGACGACCTCGGAACGGGCGCGACTGGGTCCGAGTCGAGCGCAGGCGGTTCCGAAGCGCACGCCGCCGACGGGGCGGTTCCGCGGCTCGTCGCCTCGTGTCCGTCCGACGTGTCCGCGTTCACGCACCCGGAGATCGACTACGCGATCGCCGAGCTGGTCGACAACGCGGTCGAACACGCGGCGTCGACGCCCGCGGTCCAGATCGACGTGACTGTCTCGGCCGACACCGTCGATATCGCCGTGTGGGACAACTGCGAGCCGATTCCGCCGGAGGAGCGGTCCGCAGTCACCGACCGATGGGAGATGGACGCCCTCAATCACACCGACGGGATGGGACTGTGGCTCGTCTACTGGATCGCAGACAGGTCCGGCGGCGACATCACGTTCGACACCCACGAGGGCGGCAACGTCGTGACGCTCTCGCTCCCGAACGCCGACTGTGACGACGCCGAAGACGCCGTCGACCCGACCGCAGGCGACGGGCGGGGACCGCCCCGGAGACTGAACGCGATCTCGAACGACTGA